TATGGAGGGTATGGGGAAAGAATAAGTTAAGGAAGGAAAAGTTTGCTATTACAGTTGGGGGTAAGGGAGGGAGGTAGTGACAACGCCAGAGCTGTGGACACTCACCCATGTTATCCGTTGTCCCAGATTCGTCTGGACTTGCTTGagaatttattacagcaaaatcATGACAGCCTATTTAGAATATAAGAATCATCCAGATGGTCAGATTGACAATTGATCTTTCTGGTCTAACAATCTGTGATGCGCACAAGTGGTCTATGGTTGGTCCACTAGAATCACATCCAAATAGTAATGGCTACCACTTTGAAGTGCTTACTGTCCATCAGGCACTGCTCATCCCTTTACACCTCCTTTAATCCACATAGCTATTTTAGGTAACatccattcccattttacaaataaagaaactgaattttaagaaGTTACATAACCTGATTGACCATATACTATTATAAATGGTGGAGCCTGGATTAACCACATGACCAAAAAGCCCTCTTAACGTTGCTATATTTACCAGTGGCttgataataaaaatctttgaaatttatttctatttttttcaaccTCTAAAAATAAGTTGGAAAGCTGCACTCTCCACACTGATTTAGCATTAGTAGCTGCTCaaaacttgctttattttttatgggGCCCTCCCCTCTAACTGCTCCCAAGGAAGTTCatccttttcatttcctctgaGAATCTTCTATTAGAtactgtagggacagagccaggagtgctttttccaggttcttggcctcacgtggaaaggtgctggctcaggtagtaaatggccatctaCTGTGATTAgagggccatcagctgtggctagttggccatcagttgtaaccagtgagccactggccactaatataactgctgtagctatgctagcaggaaatgggggctagcaagaagatggtggctgagctagcaagagcggattgcagctagcaagtgaggttggttggcagagacaagtggacggcgggttgcggataatgtggctcctgcttcctgtgtctccaacccagccaccagtgagactatagtggtatgactctcctatctatggctccatgggtgttcctttttggcctcaccaggtcctgcgttcttatgtggggagggaGATTAGAGACCCCGCACTCTGCTCCGTGTGACAGATACCCACCTGCATGCTTTTGCTCTCGAATGCAGAGCTCATGTTCACAGCTGCATACCTCCCTCCCATCCATGCTTTCTTCATTCTGGGCCCTTTCCTAGTTTTATGCTCTAGGGGCTTCATCAGGGGCTTCATCCCCTCCAGGACCCAGCCTTGGAGAGGTGGGTTAGGGAGGAGAGATTGCCCTGTTAgttaaaaccaaaaaaccaacACCTCCCTGCCCTGAGTAGGGTTAGGACAGCCACATGTAGCAAGTAAAATTACAGGGCacttgaatttgaattttgatgTCTTTTACAGTAAAAACCTATTCGTTGtttcttgaaattaaaattgAACTGGAATCCTGTATTTCTTTGAGCAACCCTAGGTAGGGAAGCATGGGTAAGGCAGGAGCTTCGAAGATTTGCACCAGGATGGGTCCCTGGAAGGAGGAGCCTTTGTGCCTTTCTGACCCGGGAATCAAGCGACAGCCCTATGCAGGGTGCTGCCAGCACCCAGGCTCCGACTCTTGCGTGAAGGAGGTCCACGGGTCTCGGCTGGAACCCCGTCCAAGATTTGGGCTTCAGGAAATTTTGAAATGATCTGAAATATCCGGCTCTTGGCTCCTAAAGTGCCCCAAACACGGCGGAGGCCGCAGGCCAGAGACAGTTTGCCCGACTCCAAGATGGCGCCCGCGGCGGCTGCCAGCTGCTAAGATGGCGACGTGGGGGCGGTGCTCGCGCTTCCCGGCTGTAGTCTCCAGTCTTCCTCCGGCTGGAAGCGCGATTTGCGTCGCCCTGCACCGGTTGCTTTCTGGCCGGGGTGGTGGTCCCGGCCGCCTCCCGCGCCGCGCCATGTGGCTCCTCCGCTGGTGGCAGGTACTGCTGTGGGTGCTGGGGCCTCCCGTCCGCGGCCTGGAAGGTGAGTGCGGGCTGCGACCCTGGCTGGGGCGGCGGGCGGCAGTGTGCGAATTGACCGGGCGACGTGGAGGTCCACCCGGGCAACGCTTTTACCTGCGCGAAGGCCCGCGTCGCGCGCCTCGCCGCTTGCTGGTATCTCTCTCCGCGTTGTCCCGACCTCTTTCCCTTGGTGGTCCCCACTCGTGGTCCGCGCTTGGGGACGGGGAGCCCCGAGGATGGCCCGGCCACTTTAAGGCCCCCTCAGCAGGCGACTTGTCAGACGGGGAGTGACTGTGTATTAGCCCTCAGTGCGGCACTTTGTTACTATGGTGAGCACTTTGTTattaatggtaataataacaaATAGCAGACATTTATGCTGCCCTTATTAGGTGCTAGGAACTGTGGGTGGCACTTTCATCCTTATCTCATACAGTCCTCCCACCGGTCCTATGAAGTAGGTTCCAGCAGTACCTCCCTTTTACAGGTGAAGATGCTGAGCTCAGAGAGGCTACGTATCTACTGCCTGAGTTCGCCCTTCTGGAAAATGGCAGAGTCTGTCTCTGTGACTTAAAAGCCCATGCTTTACTTTGCACCCGGCGGGACCACTTTCTTAAGAAGGCCACTCTTGCTCAGATGCCTGTATGTAGGACAGATGAGAGAAACACAGGAGACCCCCAGGGTAACCCGCTGCCTGCCAGGGCATGCTCTCAGAGCCCCCCTCAGGTGCCGAAAGCAGCCCCCCAGGAGGCAAGGCTGGGTCCAGGAGTGGAGGAGACCTTGTTCTCAATGCTCCTTCACCCCACATCTCACAGTCCTATTAAAGTCACACCCTTTGGTCTTGCTTGTCATTGAGAACAGGAATAGGCAGGGCTTTCCTTTCCTTGGGTGCCCTGGAAGGAAGGCAGGTCTGCAGAGCAGGGAGACGGCTGAGGAATTGAAACACTCTACCATTAATGAaagcactcactgtgtgccaggtgctgtgcttaGTGCTTTACGAGCATCGTCTTATTTACTCTTTAAGTGCTGATGAAGTAGATGTCGTCATCGTCACTAtatttatagatgagtaaactgagtcGCAGCATCAAAAAGTCTTTGGCCAATGTCAAATAGCCAGAAGCTGAGGGGCCAGGATCAACCCCATGTCTGCCTGCTTTCACAGTCAAACCTCTGTACTCCACTTTGGTCACTACACTTAACCACCAGTCTCAGAGAGGGGACAGCAGGTACTGGATATTTCTGTTTGTCTCCCAGATTATTCTCAAACCTTCTCCACCCTGCTCTGCCCTGAGTGGCTGTCTTGTATGGAGTAACAACGGGCTCTCCTGCCTTCTGGTTTCGTGTGGGTTGGAATGAGGGGAGAGTGAGGTCAGGGTATTGATATTTTCAGCTGCCTCCCTGGGGTTATCACAGGTTGGCTGTGTCCCTCCACTGAAAGTCACAGCTATTAGGAGGCTGTCCTCTGTTTCAAGATTCTGTGACTGTTTCTGCCTCTGGACTCTTAAGGTCTGTGAATGGTCCTTGGCTGGCCCTCTGCTGTTACTGGCCCTGGAGTGCCTTTCTATTGCTTTTGTGTTCTCTACACCTAGCCCACCGGTTGGTGGTCCCTTTTATTAAGCTCTCCTCGGATTGCCCAAGTTGAATGTGCTGTTTCCCGGCTGATTCAGGAAATGGACTTGTTGCAGTCAGTGTGAGTCTACCTGGCAGTCAGCGTCACATTCATGCAGACCTGAGACTAACACCAGCCACAGGGCGTGGATCATTGGTCATCATAACCAGGCCATGAATGGGGTGAGGACAGAGGAACCTTCACCAGCTGCTTCCTTTTCAGGATGCCTGAAAATCCAAGACTTTTTTGTCTGCAGAGGACACCACTGGCAGATTAGCAACCAGAGGTGGCAGTGCTGTCCAGGGCTCAAGGAACAGGAACCAATTCCTGGTTTCAACGCCCTCATGCCCATCCTCACTAGCCAGTCAACTAGCAGATTTGTACCGAGCGTCCATCATATGCCATACCTTGTGCTGGGCACTGATGGTACAGTGGAGAGCCAGACAGAAAGACAGGCTGGCCCTCCTGTCTGAGGGGGAAAGCAGGCATTAAATGACTACAAATAATTAAGTCAATTACAAGAGTGGAAAATGCTTCAGGAGAGTTCCCAGGCATTACTGGATGCTGTAATGGGAGGCACCTCTGGTCTGAGGGTCAGAGAAGGTGAAGTTCACCTTACAGAGGTGAAGATGAGGGTGAGATCTGAAGGGTGAGTCAGATTAGCCAGAAgaagaggggtggagggaggagaaacATCCCTCAGGACAGCTCTGAGGTAAGTGGAGGAGAGCACGAGTGATCAGGACCAGAAATGTCTGGTGGCACCAGTAGAGAGTGTGGGCAGATGCCACATCACGAGGGGCCTGGTATCCATGCATCAGAATGCAGACTCATTCATAGGGCCGCGGGAGGCCACTGAACGGGTTtcagcagagaagtgacatgatcagatttgcctTTAACTTTCAGTTGCACTTGGGTTGCTGtgaggagcagggctggggggtggCGGTTGAAATAGAGGGCCAaccagggagaccagttaggtgGCTACAACAATTGTCCAGGTCAGAGATGGCTGTGGCCTGGGCTAAGGGGTGTGAGTGGGGCTAGGAGAAGTGGATGGATCCAGAATGTATTTAGCAGAGGAATTAATAGAACTTGGTTGTGGTGCCCCTTCAtctcttaaaattataaacatcagTCATATCATTACCATTATCATCGTCGTCATCACCATCACTGCAGCCATTAATGGAAGGCTACTAGGTGCCAGGGACCATACacatcttttctcatttaatctgcacagTAGCCCTGTGAATTTCTGCAGTTCAGTGGTATTTTCTCCACTTGTTAGATGAGCACACAGAGTATTTCCTATGGAAAGTTTGAGTTGCGGCCCCCTCCAACCCCTGGCTGTTTTTTGGTTCTTCTGCATTTGGTTCCCCTGCCACAGAAGCCATTGTGAAAACACCTGAGGCTGGTAGAGAGGTTTCTGAGAAAAACTGGAATGGTGTGACGGAGCTGACCCAGGTCAGGGCTCCGTGTCAGAGTTGGCATGGCGCTCCCACCCTTGTTCTCCAGACATCTTCCTTGTTGCCAATAATGCAATAGTTTTCACTTTCTGTGTGGCTCAAGTGCTAATCAGTTTGTTTAGGTTAAGAAGCAATCTCTTTTAAAAGATGCATTACTGTGGGAGGTTTCAGTGGCTCTCATGTGGTAGGTCATTTCTATCTTAGTGTGGGATAATTccaagttttttttcttcccaatacCTAAATGAAAGCAATGGTACCTGAGGccatatgaatttttttgttcCTAATCTGTACTGTCTACTTAAATATCTTCATAGGAGGGAAAATCTACACTCCTGAATTTAAAATACCAGCTCTCTGCATCACTCAGACTTCCTTTTGACTTTGTTTGTGGGGGACATCCATCCATTGTTGCATGAGGGTGATCAGAGAGAAGCAGATTCTAATTTGTGCCCCggtttttttcctcctgagaCTCCTCTAGGATATTAGCTTTATCCTTTTACTTACTCACCCTAGAATGTTCATTAGGTTCTGAGAGCGTAGATCTCTGTGGAACTGGGGCATTTGGGAGTAGGGTTGGCTCCCAAACCTGGCACCCTTTGTTCTTCTCCAGACTTCTAGCCTCTCTGACTTCATTTCCTGCTCTGTCTTGAGGACGGcccagaaaacatttgttttttagcACATGCTCATCAACCAAAGGCTACAGAAAGACCTGCAATGTGTTCCTACCTCCACCAAATTGGCAGAGCTCTCTGCCCAGGCATCCAGCCCCTTCTCTAGGTCATAGTCACAGAAATGCTTGACCCTCTTCTGTCAAGGACTCACCTTGCTGCCCCTGCCCTGTACTCTGCCATATCTGACATATTGTCACTTCTCTCTCCTTATCTGCTTTCCTATCAGCTTTACGAATGCTTAAGTTTCTCCTATGTCCTAAAAGCCAAAACAGAAACCTCCCTTAGCCCTTTGCAAGTACCCCATAGCAAGTACCccatttttgttgtctttttcataGGTAGAATTTCAGAAAGTATTGTGtatatttatccatatatttaatcatttctgtgtttttcattcttttgtgtggaTTCATATtttcatctggtatcatttttcttctgcctgaggAGTTCCTATAAAATTCTTGTCATGTGGGTCTGCTTGGTGGTGAATTCTTTCCACTTTTGTATGTCtaagaaagtatttattttgccattgtttttgctgggtatagaattctaggtttatagttttttccttctaGTATTTTAAAGCTGCTCTTCTTGCTTGCATTGTTTCCAACAGGAAATCTGCCGTCatccttatctttgttcctctgtacacaatgtgtcttttttctctggctgcttttaagattttatcactggttttcagcaatttgtttgtttatgatgTGCGATGGCGTAGTTCATTGAGCCTGggatttgttgagcttcttggagctatagatttatagttttcatcaaatttggaaagttttcagttacttctttaaatactttttctgtcccccgccccctttttttttactctcttttGGATACTACAATAATCTGTACTTTAGGCCACTTGAAATTGTCCCACAGCTCACTgatgctcttaatttttttggatacttttttcattgtatgtttcattttggatagtttttatTGCTATGCCTTCAAGTTCACTActcttttcttctgtaatgtTTAATCTGTCATTAATCCCATCCAGTGCAGTTTTCATTTCAGACATTGTGGTTTTCATCACTAGAAATACAAtttggatcttttaaaaatatatcttatgtTTCTATATCTACTTAACTTTTTGAACATGTTAATGTGGTTATGATTACTGTTTTAATATCCTTTTCTAATAATTCTGACATTTGTGCAAATTCTGCTCAGTTTCAATTAGTTTGATTATTCTCCTCactatgggtcatattttcctgcatattttctttgcatGCCTGTAGAGCTTTGATTGGATGCCAGACATAAATCTTACCTCAATGACTGCTGGATATTTtaatattcctataaatattcttgcaCTCTGTTGTGGGATACTGTTAAGTTCAACCACTGAAAGTTAAACTGCTGAAAACAATGTGATCCTTTTAAGGTTTGCCAGCTGGGAGCAGAGCTATACTTACTCCAGGGTTAATTTTGCCCCATTACTGGGGCAAGTCCTTTTTGTGTACTGTACCCAGTGCCTCGCAAAATATGAGGTTTTCCTGTCTAGCTGGTGGGAACAGGTACTATTTTCAGTTCTGTGTGCGTGGGTACTGTTGGATACCATTGCCTCTAATCCTTCTGGGGAGTTCTTTCCCTGGCTTTGGGTATTTACTCACGATCATGTGCTGACTAGTATACTTGATGGGGGCCCCTCTGCAAATCTCTGGTGTCCTTGCTCTATAGCTCTCCTATCTCCCATATTATGTTCTGCAAATTCTAGCTTCCTTGGTCTCCCTGAACTCTCAGCTCCATCTCCTCAACTTGTTGAGTCTGCTGGGCTCGGCCTGGGTTCCCCCGCCCCAGCCACAGTGCAAACTCCCTCAGCTAGAGCACTTGTAGGGCTCTTGTCGTTTGCTCGCTGTttctcagggatcactgtcctTCACTGCCTGACAGCTAGTCTCCTGAATCTGTTGTTTTACACAACTGGCtgtattttggtttgttttagaaGGGAGGGTAAATCTGGTCATTGTTACTCCATCTTAGCCAGAAGCAGAATTCCCAGAGAAAGTTTTTGAATTGCTGAATCAATCTGCAGATCTCTGTGGGCATATTCTTTGAGACCTTATATGAATGTGCATACCTTATGAAGCTCCCAGACCCCTTCCCAACTCTGAAGCTAGTTGGTCATTCATGCTCTGATGACATGCTGGTGGCGTGGTAGAGTTGTTCATTACTCAGCTGTTGGCTCCCCAGCCACATGGTGAGCTGGTGTGAGTGCAGCTGGGCTCATTAGTTTCCTCTCGTCAGTGCCTGGCGGAGTCTGACAGCTGTTGAGTTGAGAGTTGGAGGGCAGGAGTCTTTGTTACAGAGGTGAGTGGAGATTGCTAAATGGACATAGGAGACTGCCTAGGACTCCTCCCTTATCTGAGCATTTTGCCTAAGCCCGAACTAGTGGCTCCAAAGTGGGAGGAGAgtccttcttttctccctgctACTGCTCCTGCACTGCTGGGCGCTCCTAGACCTGGCTTTGCTGCTTGCTAGCTGTGTGCCATTGGGCATTAcgctgaacctctctgtgcctcagcttggTCATCTATTAAGTGGGAGTGATAACCCTTGTCCTGCCCTTTTCATAGAACGGTTATAATGTGTGCAAAGATGCTTTGCCATAGTAGACTCTTCCTTAAAGCCATTATTTTCTTGGATATTCCCATCAAACAAGTGAGCAcgttaaaatgtttatattatattttctcagtTGGATGTCTGCACAGGAATGTTTTTCTTATAATCTATTATACATGGCAAGCAGCGGGTTTCGCTTGAAACTCTGTATGTTTCCACTTACGTATTTGTTATTCATTAATTTAGTATCCCCTTGTGACCTTCTTTGTGACCTGAAGAATCATGGGTGACTCTGTGATAGTTTAAGGGGGAGGataacatttttctctgtagGGGAAAATTTCGTGTTTGGGGAGGACTGTAATTCTTTGGGGTTTGTTGATttggaagtcaaacatgactgAATATGCTGGCATGTTCTAGTTGCAGAGGAAAGTGGTCACTTGTGGTCAGGGGAGCAGCCTGCTCGCCCTCTCCAGGTGGGGGCTGCGTACCTGAGCGACGAGGAGCCTTCCCATGGCCCGATGGGCCAGGACGCGGCAGCGGAAGAGGCCGGCGCAGGGTTGGGGCTGGACAATGAAGGCGACCACATGGTGATGTTGTCTGTGATCCCTGGGGAAGCCGAGGACAAACTGAGCTCCGAGCCCAGCGGCGGCACCTGCGGGGCTGGAGGGGACGAGGACTCGCGGTGTGACCTCAGAGAGGGCCTCTTCTCTCTGGCCAGCGCTGGAGTGAGCTTCCGGGATAGAGAAGAGGAGGAGTACACGGAGCCCGAAGTGGCGGAATCGGACCCGGCGCCCACCGAGGACTCCAATCACACCG
This Rhinolophus sinicus isolate RSC01 linkage group LG10, ASM3656204v1, whole genome shotgun sequence DNA region includes the following protein-coding sequences:
- the TXNDC15 gene encoding thioredoxin domain-containing protein 15 isoform X1: MATWGRCSRFPAVVSSLPPAGSAICVALHRLLSGRGGGPGRLPRRAMWLLRWWQVLLWVLGPPVRGLEVAEESGHLWSGEQPARPLQVGAAYLSDEEPSHGPMGQDAAAEEAGAGLGLDNEGDHMVMLSVIPGEAEDKLSSEPSGGTCGAGGDEDSRCDLREGLFSLASAGVSFRDREEEEYTEPEVAESDPAPTEDSNHTDSQKSPKVNCEERNVTGLENFTLKILNVSQDLMDFLNPNGSDCALVLFYTPWCRFSATLAPHFNSLPRAFPALHFLALDASQHSSLSTRFGTVAVPNILLFQGAKPMARFNHTDRTLETLKIFIFNQTGIEAKKNVVVTQADQIGPLPSTLIKSVDWLLVFSLFFLISFIMYATIRTESIRWLIPGQEQEHAE
- the TXNDC15 gene encoding thioredoxin domain-containing protein 15 isoform X2; the encoded protein is MATWGRCSRFPAVVSSLPPAGSAICVALHRLLSGRGGGPGRLPRRAMWLLRWWQVLLWVLGPPVRGLEVAEESGHLWSGEQPARPLQVGAAYLSDEEPSHGPMGQDAAAEEAGAGLGLDNEGDHMVMLSVIPGEAEDKLSSEPSGGTCGAGGDEDSRCDLREGLFSLASAGVSFRDREEEEYTEPEVAESDPAPTEDSNHTDSQKSPKVNCEERNVTGLENFTLKILNVSQDLMDFLNPNGSDCALVLFYTPWCRFSATLAPHFNSLPRAFPALHFLALDASQHSSLSTRFGTVAVPNILLFQGAKPMARFNHTDRTLETLKIFIFNQTDGLTFYS